Proteins encoded within one genomic window of Bermanella sp. WJH001:
- a CDS encoding FecR domain-containing protein, whose translation MKFIKQLALILGLFSLFIQYSWGAPLAGHVILTKGNVSAVMASGESRVLKRRSEIFNGDVIKTGPAGSVQIRFIDKALMTIKANSEMNIERYLQAQAVGGQDKEEVLMSLVKGGFRTITGTIGKGDKSAYKVNTPAASIGIRGTNYEVQQEADGGFVMGVYSGGIQVENEAGTISLGEGADFNFTRVKPKSSPKGLLAPPPTLGENSATEQNEEDSEGEQTANEENSDETDGDAQEEADDVDQVAETEDNQSDKPSDTNNTPDTVVDIGNDANKAIGSKLENNINDSTEEFIASGGANSELIKELIAAGILNQGETLEDLDPALAELVEKWLDAPFFDLIAALQELIAENVASIFDFNDPFNNVDTSNVTKPFSDTVISDQQFALAETGQLALLAIPVNSTNSYAGDSPSLSTLEAQLVSPDTVIANTAGHSFATDPGHFRISYEVYNLTTKQTDHYEIEVVVDAATSGNGDLITFIGNAFEGSTYRKNDQTITGAPPQHFDYSFNATTQKYEFVPITNDSDNFILEMELNFDDDPNNSAATLALQQELGSGTNFNRDDWYAESGLDMVIGNGSWDTTNNKPILVMRDKHSYQDQDGTTVTDERIEVVTKPLEADATAGSLLSFANCVDQNKSCDIQINNVAAADNIRWGAWLAEPGEGIQLNEFRVNDNALEFQQEEDILAFWIAAERADINQLTGNATFSASNNCTDFKQCIGFADDGIVQSLTAQFDVNFTSGAITNGNLTLQTSDNPNVGLTSITPGDVQSTWNVNFSGQMSTSDDGTVKLPEFQTQSINGTVVESTGSSDAVIGNIGGIFVKPGDKFAGGYNLGTADGTNKHAAGVFSMDKQ comes from the coding sequence ATGAAATTCATCAAACAACTGGCCTTAATTCTGGGCCTATTTAGCTTATTCATTCAATATAGTTGGGGTGCGCCTCTGGCGGGCCATGTGATTTTAACAAAAGGCAATGTCAGCGCTGTCATGGCAAGCGGCGAGTCTCGTGTTCTAAAACGCCGCTCTGAAATTTTTAATGGGGATGTCATTAAAACTGGCCCTGCGGGTTCTGTACAAATTCGATTTATTGACAAAGCCCTCATGACTATAAAAGCCAATAGTGAAATGAATATTGAGCGCTACCTACAAGCGCAAGCTGTCGGCGGCCAAGACAAAGAAGAAGTATTAATGAGTTTGGTAAAAGGTGGTTTTCGAACCATCACAGGTACCATAGGCAAAGGGGATAAAAGTGCCTACAAAGTCAATACACCAGCCGCATCCATTGGTATTCGTGGTACCAATTACGAAGTGCAACAAGAAGCGGACGGTGGGTTTGTGATGGGGGTGTACAGCGGTGGTATTCAAGTTGAAAACGAAGCAGGTACCATATCATTAGGTGAAGGGGCCGATTTTAATTTTACCCGCGTTAAACCAAAATCATCACCCAAAGGTTTATTGGCACCACCTCCCACACTAGGTGAAAATTCAGCTACGGAACAAAACGAAGAAGATAGTGAAGGCGAGCAAACCGCCAATGAAGAAAATAGTGATGAAACCGATGGCGACGCACAAGAAGAAGCCGACGATGTAGATCAAGTGGCTGAAACCGAAGATAACCAGAGTGATAAACCAAGTGATACTAATAACACACCGGATACTGTTGTGGATATTGGCAATGATGCAAACAAAGCCATTGGCAGTAAATTAGAAAATAATATTAATGATTCCACAGAAGAGTTCATAGCCAGTGGCGGCGCTAATAGTGAATTAATTAAAGAATTGATTGCGGCCGGTATTTTGAATCAAGGTGAAACACTCGAGGATTTAGATCCCGCTCTGGCTGAGTTAGTAGAAAAATGGTTAGACGCACCTTTTTTTGATTTGATTGCAGCACTGCAAGAACTCATTGCTGAAAACGTTGCCAGCATATTTGATTTTAACGATCCATTTAATAACGTAGATACCAGTAATGTAACAAAACCATTTTCCGACACCGTGATCTCTGACCAACAATTCGCCCTAGCAGAAACAGGTCAGCTTGCATTACTTGCCATTCCCGTTAATAGCACCAATTCCTATGCTGGTGACTCACCCAGTTTGTCTACTTTAGAGGCGCAACTGGTTTCCCCTGATACGGTAATAGCAAATACAGCTGGTCATAGTTTTGCTACTGATCCTGGGCACTTTAGAATTTCCTATGAGGTTTACAACCTCACCACCAAACAAACCGACCACTATGAAATTGAAGTGGTTGTAGATGCCGCCACGTCAGGTAACGGTGATCTAATCACCTTCATCGGCAATGCTTTTGAAGGTTCAACCTATCGAAAAAATGATCAAACCATTACAGGAGCTCCGCCACAACACTTTGATTATTCGTTTAATGCCACTACGCAAAAATATGAATTTGTCCCTATTACAAACGATAGTGATAATTTCATTCTAGAAATGGAATTAAACTTTGACGATGACCCCAATAATTCAGCAGCCACCCTCGCGCTTCAACAAGAGCTAGGGTCTGGAACAAACTTTAATCGTGATGATTGGTATGCCGAAAGTGGTTTAGACATGGTCATAGGTAATGGTTCTTGGGATACCACCAACAACAAACCTATTTTGGTCATGCGTGATAAACACAGTTATCAAGATCAAGACGGCACAACGGTTACCGACGAACGCATTGAAGTGGTCACAAAACCACTTGAAGCGGACGCCACAGCCGGTAGTTTATTATCATTTGCGAATTGTGTTGATCAAAATAAGTCCTGCGATATTCAAATCAACAATGTTGCCGCCGCCGATAATATTCGCTGGGGGGCTTGGTTAGCAGAACCCGGTGAAGGCATTCAATTGAATGAGTTTCGTGTAAACGACAATGCCCTTGAATTTCAACAAGAAGAGGACATATTAGCGTTTTGGATTGCAGCAGAACGCGCGGACATCAATCAGCTTACCGGCAATGCTACGTTTTCAGCCAGCAATAATTGCACAGACTTCAAACAATGTATTGGTTTTGCCGATGATGGCATCGTGCAAAGCTTAACAGCACAATTTGATGTGAACTTTACAAGTGGTGCCATTACCAATGGCAACTTAACACTACAAACCAGTGATAATCCCAATGTAGGATTGACGTCTATTACTCCTGGGGATGTTCAATCCACATGGAATGTAAACTTTTCTGGCCAAATGAGCACCAGTGATGACGGCACAGTGAAACTGCCTGAATTTCAAACTCAAAGTATCAATGGCACAGTGGTTGAATCAACCGGCTCTTCAGATGCCGTTATTGGTAATATCGGGGGGATTTTTGTCAAACCCGGCGACAAATTTGCCGGTGGTTATAACTTAGGAACCGCAGATGGCACCAACAAACATGCCGCAGGTGTGTTCAGTATGGATAAGCAATAA
- a CDS encoding metallophosphoesterase encodes MFFNLKKLKARITYFLMVVLVLSGCDYEVSPWSTDAECSNEVSIERNIERLKAYEQEVGVRSEYQVAIISDPQQYPGTFEDLIKHVNTLPEVDFILLTGDLADTGVKAEYEWVCKVMEKAKQPIFAVIGNHDALAFGKEIWAKVFGPEDYSFTYQNSKFIAYNDNKYEFENVPDRDWLAAEAAGDDQRDYTMVFSHIPPWDFDLPLSQELKDLGVDLGVHGHEHSFDYWQLTNVQLPHYVVTSTKKKGFGLLTINSSDYTLENCTTDGCVVAQVRNR; translated from the coding sequence ATGTTTTTTAATCTGAAAAAGCTAAAAGCCAGAATCACGTATTTCTTAATGGTTGTATTAGTACTTTCTGGTTGTGACTATGAAGTAAGCCCATGGTCAACCGACGCAGAGTGTTCTAATGAAGTCTCTATCGAGCGAAATATTGAACGCCTAAAAGCTTACGAGCAAGAAGTGGGTGTTCGCTCAGAATACCAAGTGGCGATTATCAGTGATCCGCAACAATACCCAGGCACATTTGAAGATTTAATTAAGCATGTAAATACATTACCCGAAGTAGACTTCATTCTTCTAACCGGAGATTTGGCTGATACGGGTGTTAAAGCGGAATATGAATGGGTATGTAAAGTAATGGAAAAAGCTAAGCAGCCTATTTTTGCCGTAATTGGTAACCATGATGCGTTAGCATTTGGTAAAGAAATTTGGGCAAAAGTATTTGGCCCAGAAGACTACAGTTTCACTTACCAGAACAGTAAGTTTATTGCATACAATGACAACAAATACGAATTTGAAAACGTGCCAGATCGTGATTGGTTAGCGGCAGAGGCGGCAGGGGATGATCAGCGCGATTACACCATGGTATTTAGCCATATTCCACCCTGGGATTTTGATTTACCCCTAAGCCAAGAGTTAAAAGACTTAGGTGTGGATTTAGGTGTGCATGGTCATGAACACAGTTTTGATTATTGGCAGTTAACCAATGTGCAGTTGCCTCATTATGTGGTGACCAGTACCAAGAAAAAAGGGTTTGGGTTATTAACGATCAACTCTTCTGATTACACATTAGAGAATTGCACAACGGATGGCTGTGTGGTCGCTCAGGTGCGTAACCGATAG